CACGATACTTTGGTTAATCGGAAATGTAACCAATATCGGTGCTGCTAATATTTTCTCTTCAACTTTAATCTCGGTAATAGTTTTTCCCTGGGATGCCAACAACTGTGCTTTCAATGCCTCATTGTCTTCCGACAGCTTGCGTACTTTTTCACGCAGGCTGTTTAACAGCTCATCACTGTAGCTGATAACCACGCTGCTCGGTTTTTCCCAATCTCGTTTTTTGAACTTATAAGTCAGTCCTAGCAATGCAGACAAATTTCCATCTTGACGGCGATTTCCAGTTTCACCATCAAACCGGTCATTCACCATTGCACCTCGCACGTCAAGGGTTAGATCAAGCGCATCACTTAAGCGAAAGCTGTTGTAGATACCAATATTCGCACTCACTTCTTTTGCTGCAGGAGCCTCGTTCGTTACCATCCAACCCAAACCCACATAGGGACTAATGGAATAAAAACGGTCATTCTTGTATCCGCTGAAGATATTGGACAAATTGAATAAAACATCACCATGAATATGGAAATAATTGAATTCTTGGTTGTATAGCCAATAACCATCCCAGGGTTTACCAGTATACTTTTCACCAGTAGAGTGACTTCCATTTTGAGTGGCCCCTTTTATCTTATATCCATTAACACCAGCACGTACCCCAATCCCGGGACTGAACCATTTACCCAGATTGAATTCAAAATTGGGCGTCAGACGTTCAGAAAGCTTCATCTGTTTGTTGTGATCACCAAAGTAAATCTGGGCGCCCGCACCGACATTGATAAACCAGTTGTCCCAGAAACGGTTGGTTTGTACCTGATACCTGTCATTGGATACTGTGACAACGGTATCTGGCCTGAAGTCAACTTGCTGCGCCTGTGACATCTTCGCCCCCGTTACAGCTAAAATTATTGCGAATGTTT
The window above is part of the Sphingobacterium sp. ML3W genome. Proteins encoded here:
- a CDS encoding OmpA family protein, coding for MVFKKTFAIILAVTGAKMSQAQQVDFRPDTVVTVSNDRYQVQTNRFWDNWFINVGAGAQIYFGDHNKQMKLSERLTPNFEFNLGKWFSPGIGVRAGVNGYKIKGATQNGSHSTGEKYTGKPWDGYWLYNQEFNYFHIHGDVLFNLSNIFSGYKNDRFYSISPYVGLGWMVTNEAPAAKEVSANIGIYNSFRLSDALDLTLDVRGAMVNDRFDGETGNRRQDGNLSALLGLTYKFKKRDWEKPSSVVISYSDELLNSLREKVRKLSEDNEALKAQLLASQGKTITEIKVEEKILAAPILVTFPINQSIVSNEARVNLGFFAKVIKAGNKNVVYKVTGYADKGTGTAVFNNRISSERAKAIYNVLVHEFDVNPGQLEVSYEGGVDNMYYDDPRLSRAVITIAK